In Primulina huaijiensis isolate GDHJ02 chromosome 6, ASM1229523v2, whole genome shotgun sequence, a single window of DNA contains:
- the LOC140978952 gene encoding tubby-like F-box protein 3 produces MSFKSILQDMRGEFGSISRKGFDGRFGHVLRSRSHRVSEDSTITVLDALKQSCWASMPPELLRDVLMRIEESECAWPSRKNVIACAGVCRSWREIMKEIVRNLEVSGNVTFPISLKQPGPRNTLINCFIKRNRGTHTYLLYLNLSQASNDDGKFLLAARRFRRPTYTDYIISLNADDIFKGSNNYVGKLRSNFFGTKFVIYDAQPPNAGAKVTKSYSSRLVGMRQVSPRVPAGNYTVAHVSYELNVLGSRGPRRMQCIMDAIPASATNPEGVAPTPTEFLPGNLDSFPSLPFFRSKSSRVDSFRSGSGPLLTQKDEKLVLKNKTPRWHDQLQCWCLNFNGRVTVASVKNFQLVASLETGTGVQEQETVILQFGKVGKDVFTMDYQ; encoded by the exons ATGTCATTTAAGAGTATACTTCAAGACATGAGAGGTGAGTTTGGGAGCATATCTAGGAAGGGTTTCGACGGGAGGTTTGGTCATGTGTTGAGGTCGAGGTCTCATCGAGTATCAGAGGATTCTACGATTACTGTTTTGGATGCTTTGAAGCAGAGCTGTTGGGCCAGTATGCCTCCAGAGCTCTTGAGGGATGTGCTGATGAGGATCGAGGAATCGGAGTGTGCATGGCCCTCAAGAAAGAATGTGATTGCTTGTGCTGGTGTTTGTAGGAGCTGGAGGGAAATAATGAAGGAAATTGTCAGAAACCTAGAAGTATCTGGCAACGTGACATTCCCCATTTCCCTGAAACAA CCTGGTCCAAGAAATACCTTAATTAATTGTTTCATAAAGCGGAACCGTGGAACTCATACATATCTCCTTTACCTCAATTTGAGTCAAG CTTCTAATGATGATGGGAAATTCCTGCTTGCTGCTCGAAGATTCAGACGGCCTACATACACTGACTACATAATATCTCTCAATGCTGATGATATATTTAAAGGCAGCAACAACTATGTTGGAAAGTTGAG GTCTAATTTTTTTGGGACCAAGTTTGTAATTTATGATGCCCAGCCACCAAACGCTGGAGCAAAAGTTACTAAGTCTTATTCCTCTAGGTTAGTTGGAATGAGACAAGTATCTCCAAGAGTCCCTGCAGGAAACTATACCGTGGCTCATGTTTCGTATGAGTTGAATGTCTTGGGATCGAG GGGTCCAAGGCGGATGCAGTGCATCATGGATGCTATACCCGCTTCTGCAACTAATCCAGAAGGTGTGGCTCCCACACCAACTGAATTCTTGCCAGGAAACCTGGATTCCTTTCCTTCCCTTCCATTTTTTAGATCAAAATCATCTCGAGTGGATAGTTTTCGATCTGGGTCCGGACCATTGTTGACACAGAAAGATGAAAAACTTGTTTTGAAAAACAAGACTCCCCGATGGCACGACCAACTCCAGTGCTGGTGTCTAAACTTCAATGGGCGCGTAACCGTGGCCTCAGTGAAGAACTTTCAACTGGTTGCATCGCTTGAGACTGGAACCGGTGTACAAGAGCAGGAGACCGTCATTCTTCAGTTCGGGAAAGTGGGAAAGGATGTCTTCACCATGGACTACCAGTAG
- the LOC140979473 gene encoding glutaredoxin-C11-like produces the protein MDRIRDLASQKAAVIFTKSSCCMCHSIKALFYDLGASPAIHELDQDEYGREMELALRVLGCNPIVPSVFIGGQFVGSTKDVISLHVDGSLKKMLINAKAIWF, from the coding sequence ATGGACAGAATAAGGGATTTAGCTTCCCAGAAAGCAGCAGTCATCTTCACGAAGAGCTCTTGTTGCATGTGTCACAGTATCAAAGCTTTGTTCTATGATTTAGGCGCAAGCCCAGCAATACACGAGCTCGATCAAGATGAATACGGGAGGGAGATGGAGTTGGCCTTGAGAGTATTAGGCTGCAACCCAATTGTCCCTTCTGTATTTATTGGCGGACAATTTGTCGGTTCGACCAAAGACGTCATCTCCCTCCATGTTGATGGATCTCTAAAGAAAATGTTGATTAATGCTAAGGCCATCTGGTTTTAG
- the LOC140978723 gene encoding protein NETWORKED 3C-like has protein sequence MVELKNNISSHWWWFDSHNKTNPNRSPWLQSTLSELDEKTKKMLKLIEEDADSFAQRAEMYYKKRPELIGMVEDFYRNHRSLAERYDSVKSECGTRVQSPWSSPLCFNKYRLEKSLSLTDKAYDSYSEVYGPEETDESEVEDPEYEEEMVQENIESDTEEVSSVAVDVELMRLRAEVEKLREEKELNTKQLTQKDEEKREVIRQLSLAIDLLREENLNLRKIVAAKTTPKKECPVEFKNPKGNFLGRLFNGMAKHQLVKLLFSVHRMYDNKNVKDIMDSSGTAINQELLCLMYSFV, from the exons ATGGTGGAGTTGAAGAACAACATATCGTCGCACTGGTGGTGGTTTGACAGTCACAACAAGACTAATCCGAATCGGTCCCCATGGCTTCAGTCCACTCTTTCGG AGCTCGATgagaaaactaaaaaaatgcTAAAGCTAATTGAAGAAGATGCAGATTCTTTCGCCCAACGTGCAGAAATGTACTACAAGAAAAGACCTGAACTCATCGGCATGGTCGAAGACTTTTATCGAAACCATCGTTCCCTGGCTGAGCGATATGATTCCGTTAAATCTGAATGCGGAACTCGTGTCCAATCTCCATGGTCATCTCCGTTATGTTTCAACAAATATCGTCTAGAAAAATCATTGAGCCTAACCGATAAAGCATATGATAGCTATTCTGAGGTGTATGGACCTGAAGAAACGGACGAATCTGAGGTTGAAGATCCAGAATACGAAGAAGAAATGGTGCAAGAAAATATCGAATCAGACACAGAAGAAGTTTCAAGTGTTGCCGTGGACGTGGAACTGATGAGGTTGCGGGCAGAAGTGGAGAAACTTAGAGAAGAGAAGGAGTTGAACACCAAGCAACTAACTCAGAAGGATGAAGAGAAAAGGGAGGTTATCAGGCAGCTAAGTCTAGCAATAGATTTGCTGAGGGAGGAGAATTTGAATCTGAGGAAGATTGTTGCTGCTAAAACTACCCCCAAGAAAGAATGCCCCGTCGAGTTCAAGAACCCAAAAGGCAATTTCCTTGGAAGATTGTTCAATGGAATGGCAAAACACCAACTAGTAAAGTTGCTCTTTAGTGTCCACCGTATGTATGATAACAAAAATGTAAAAGATATCATGGATTCTTCTGGAACTGCAATCAACCAAGAACTGCTATGCCTTATGTATTCTTTTGTGTGA
- the LOC140978442 gene encoding membrane-anchored ubiquitin-fold protein 3-like — MAEGEEQLELKFRIFDGTDIGHRTYSSSTNIATLKQRILSEWPQDKSVAPKSVNDMKLIHAGKVLDNGKTLAESRVHIGDLPGGVITMHVVVQPPVAKRKTDKNNADKQNQMLCSCTIL, encoded by the exons ATGGCTGAAGGAGAGGAACAACTCGAACTTAAGTTCAGAATTTTCGATGGGACAGATATAGGTCATAGAACCTACTCATCATCCACAAATATTGCTACTCTCAAGCAAAGGATCCTATCTGAGTGGCCTCAAG ATAAATCAGTGGCACCAAAGTCTGTGAATGATATGAAACTAATACATGCGGGAAAAGTTTTGGACAATGGAAAGACACTCGCTGAGTCTAGAGTTCATATTGGTGACCTTCCTGGTGGAGTTATTACAATGCATGTGGTTGTACAGCCTCCTGTTGCTAAACGAAAAACAG ATAAAAACAATGCTGATAAACAAAATCAGATGTTATGCTCGTGCACCATTCTTTAG
- the LOC140979507 gene encoding U1 small nuclear ribonucleoprotein C-like: MPRYYCDYCDTYLTHDSPSVRKQHNAGYKHKANVRSYYQQYEAQLNQSLIDQKVKEHLGAFRPPVAPYAPLRPGMPILPAPLPGGMLPPGALLLPGMRPPVLPRPMPGPPGYMHGPPMPQMLLSSGASLPGQVDGLQRPLTAPPPLIPGSSGIPTTGAPPMFPPPLYQGNAPLPTTGGNEGSNTNGQTSEVNH; the protein is encoded by the exons ATGCCCAG GTATTACTGTGACTATTGCGACACATACCTCACGCATGATTCT CCTTCAGTTAGAAAACAGCATAATGCTGGATACAAACACAAG GCAAATGTGCGAAGTTATTATCAACAATATGAGGCACAACTTAATCAAAGTTTAATAGATCAAAAAGTAAAGGAACATCTTGGAGCGTTTAGGCCTCCTGTTGCTCCTTATGCTCCACTGAGGCCTGGCATGCCAATTCTACCAGCTCCACTTCCAGGCGGAATGTTGCCACCGGGTGCCCTGTTATTACCAGGAATGAGGCCTCCTGTTTTGCCAAGACCAATGCCCGGTCCTCCAG GTTATATGCATGGTCCTCCCATGCCACAGATGTTGCTTTCCTCTGGTGCTTCTTTGCCTGGTCAAGTGGATGGTCTCCAAAGGCCATTGACTGCTCCTCCCCCATTGATTCCGGGAAGTTCTGGGATCCCTACTACTGGTGCCCCACCAATGTTTCCACCCCCGTTGTACCAAGGGAATGCTCCATTACCGACCACAGGAGGCAACGAGGGTTCTAATACGAACGGTCAAACATCTGAGGTCAATCATTAG